In the genome of Rhodamnia argentea isolate NSW1041297 chromosome 3, ASM2092103v1, whole genome shotgun sequence, one region contains:
- the LOC115756700 gene encoding glycolate oxidase 1-like isoform X3 has product MRKSRRRSCPRWCMTTTRPVQKTSGLSRKTEMRFQGFCEFRPRILVDVSHIDMTTTVFGFKVSMPIMIAPTAMQKMAHPDGEYATARAASAAGTIMTLSSWATSSVEEVASTGPGIRFFQFYVLKDRNVVAQLVRKAERAGFKAIVLTVDTPRLGRREADIKNGFALPPNLTLKNFEGLDIGKMDRTNDSGLTTYAAEQVDRSLSWKDVKWLQTITTLPILVKGVLTAEDTRVAVQAGAAGIIVSNHGARQLDYVPATIMALEEVVKAAQGKLPVFLDGGVRRGTDVFKALALGASGVFIGRPVLFSLAAEGEAGVKKVLQMLRDEFELTMALSGCRSLKEITRDHIMTEHDRPRVAPRL; this is encoded by the exons ATGAGGAAATCGCGAAGAAGAAGCTGCCCAAGATGGTGTATGACTACTACGCGTCCGGTGCAGAAGACCAGTGGACTCTCAAGGAAAACCGAAATGCGTTTTCAAGGATTTTGTGA GTTTCGCCCTCGGATTCTTGTAGATGTAAGCCATATAGACATGACAACAACAGTTTTTGGATTCAAAGTCTCGATGCCTATCATGATCGCTCCCACAGCAATGCAAAAGATGGCTCATCCTGACG GAGAATATGCAACAGCTAGAGCTGCATCGGCAGCAGGGACAATTATG ACTCTATCCTCATGGGCTACATCAAGTGTGGAAGAGGTTGCTTCAACAGGACCTGGAATTCGCTTCTTCCAATTTTAT GTGTTAAAAGACAGAAATGTTGTTGCACAACTTGTGAGGAAAGCTGAAAGAGCTGGTTTCAAAGCGATTGTCCTTACCGTGGACACACCGAGGCTTGGTCGCAGGGAAGCTGACATCAAGAATGG ATTTGCTTTGCCTCCAAATCTCACACTCAAGAATTTTGAGGGTTTGGATATTGGAAAGATGGATagg ACAAATGACTCAGGTCTGACCACTTACGCTGCTGAACAGGTGGACCGATCTCTAAGCTGGAAG GATGTCAAGTGGCTTCAAACAATCACTACACTACCAATTCTAGTGAAGGGTGTACTAACTGCCGAAGATA CTAGGGTAGCTGTTCAAGCTGGAGCTGCTGGAATTATAGTGTCCAACCATGGAGCTCGGCAACTTGATTATGTGCCCGCAACCATCATGGCTCTGGAAGAG GTTGTAAAAGCTGCACAGGGAAAACTTCCGGTTTTCCTGGATGGTGGGGTTCGCCGCGGAACCGATGTCTTTAAGGCATTGGCTCTTGGAGCATCTGGCGTATTT ATTGGAAGGCCTGTTCTGTTCTCGTTGGCGGCCGAAGGCGAAGCTGGTGTGAAGAAAGTGCTTCAAATGCTCCGTGATGAGTTTGAGCTGACTATGGCATTGAGCGGATGCCGCTCGTTGAAGGAGATCACCCGCGACCATATCATGACTGAGCACGACCGTCCTCGGGTCGCACCTCGATTGTGA
- the LOC115756700 gene encoding glycolate oxidase 1-like isoform X2, translated as MEITNVMEYEEIAKKKLPKMVYDYYASGAEDQWTLKENRNAFSRILFRPRILVDVSHIDMTTTVFGFKVSMPIMIAPTAMQKMAHPDGEYATARAASAAGTIMTLSSWATSSVEEVASTGPGIRFFQFYVLKDRNVVAQLVRKAERAGFKAIVLTVDTPRLGRREADIKNGFALPPNLTLKNFEGLDIGKMDRTNDSGLTTYAAEQVDRSLSWKDVKWLQTITTLPILVKGVLTAEDTRVAVQAGAAGIIVSNHGARQLDYVPATIMALEEVVKAAQGKLPVFLDGGVRRGTDVFKALALGASGVFIGRPVLFSLAAEGEAGVKKVLQMLRDEFELTMALSGCRSLKEITRDHIMTEHDRPRVAPRL; from the exons ATGGAGATCACTAATGTGATGGAGTATGAGGAAATCGCGAAGAAGAAGCTGCCCAAGATGGTGTATGACTACTACGCGTCCGGTGCAGAAGACCAGTGGACTCTCAAGGAAAACCGAAATGCGTTTTCAAGGATTTT GTTTCGCCCTCGGATTCTTGTAGATGTAAGCCATATAGACATGACAACAACAGTTTTTGGATTCAAAGTCTCGATGCCTATCATGATCGCTCCCACAGCAATGCAAAAGATGGCTCATCCTGACG GAGAATATGCAACAGCTAGAGCTGCATCGGCAGCAGGGACAATTATG ACTCTATCCTCATGGGCTACATCAAGTGTGGAAGAGGTTGCTTCAACAGGACCTGGAATTCGCTTCTTCCAATTTTAT GTGTTAAAAGACAGAAATGTTGTTGCACAACTTGTGAGGAAAGCTGAAAGAGCTGGTTTCAAAGCGATTGTCCTTACCGTGGACACACCGAGGCTTGGTCGCAGGGAAGCTGACATCAAGAATGG ATTTGCTTTGCCTCCAAATCTCACACTCAAGAATTTTGAGGGTTTGGATATTGGAAAGATGGATagg ACAAATGACTCAGGTCTGACCACTTACGCTGCTGAACAGGTGGACCGATCTCTAAGCTGGAAG GATGTCAAGTGGCTTCAAACAATCACTACACTACCAATTCTAGTGAAGGGTGTACTAACTGCCGAAGATA CTAGGGTAGCTGTTCAAGCTGGAGCTGCTGGAATTATAGTGTCCAACCATGGAGCTCGGCAACTTGATTATGTGCCCGCAACCATCATGGCTCTGGAAGAG GTTGTAAAAGCTGCACAGGGAAAACTTCCGGTTTTCCTGGATGGTGGGGTTCGCCGCGGAACCGATGTCTTTAAGGCATTGGCTCTTGGAGCATCTGGCGTATTT ATTGGAAGGCCTGTTCTGTTCTCGTTGGCGGCCGAAGGCGAAGCTGGTGTGAAGAAAGTGCTTCAAATGCTCCGTGATGAGTTTGAGCTGACTATGGCATTGAGCGGATGCCGCTCGTTGAAGGAGATCACCCGCGACCATATCATGACTGAGCACGACCGTCCTCGGGTCGCACCTCGATTGTGA
- the LOC115756700 gene encoding glycolate oxidase 1-like isoform X1 — translation MPITASKSYWTDGLVLNYFLKIHGNRSGTAEKMEITNVMEYEEIAKKKLPKMVYDYYASGAEDQWTLKENRNAFSRILFRPRILVDVSHIDMTTTVFGFKVSMPIMIAPTAMQKMAHPDGEYATARAASAAGTIMTLSSWATSSVEEVASTGPGIRFFQFYVLKDRNVVAQLVRKAERAGFKAIVLTVDTPRLGRREADIKNGFALPPNLTLKNFEGLDIGKMDRTNDSGLTTYAAEQVDRSLSWKDVKWLQTITTLPILVKGVLTAEDTRVAVQAGAAGIIVSNHGARQLDYVPATIMALEEVVKAAQGKLPVFLDGGVRRGTDVFKALALGASGVFIGRPVLFSLAAEGEAGVKKVLQMLRDEFELTMALSGCRSLKEITRDHIMTEHDRPRVAPRL, via the exons ATGCCGATTACAG CATCGAAGTCGTATTGGACCGATGGACTAGTTCTGAACTACTTTCTCAAAATCCATGGGAACAGATCAGGTACTGCTGAGAAGATGGAGATCACTAATGTGATGGAGTATGAGGAAATCGCGAAGAAGAAGCTGCCCAAGATGGTGTATGACTACTACGCGTCCGGTGCAGAAGACCAGTGGACTCTCAAGGAAAACCGAAATGCGTTTTCAAGGATTTT GTTTCGCCCTCGGATTCTTGTAGATGTAAGCCATATAGACATGACAACAACAGTTTTTGGATTCAAAGTCTCGATGCCTATCATGATCGCTCCCACAGCAATGCAAAAGATGGCTCATCCTGACG GAGAATATGCAACAGCTAGAGCTGCATCGGCAGCAGGGACAATTATG ACTCTATCCTCATGGGCTACATCAAGTGTGGAAGAGGTTGCTTCAACAGGACCTGGAATTCGCTTCTTCCAATTTTAT GTGTTAAAAGACAGAAATGTTGTTGCACAACTTGTGAGGAAAGCTGAAAGAGCTGGTTTCAAAGCGATTGTCCTTACCGTGGACACACCGAGGCTTGGTCGCAGGGAAGCTGACATCAAGAATGG ATTTGCTTTGCCTCCAAATCTCACACTCAAGAATTTTGAGGGTTTGGATATTGGAAAGATGGATagg ACAAATGACTCAGGTCTGACCACTTACGCTGCTGAACAGGTGGACCGATCTCTAAGCTGGAAG GATGTCAAGTGGCTTCAAACAATCACTACACTACCAATTCTAGTGAAGGGTGTACTAACTGCCGAAGATA CTAGGGTAGCTGTTCAAGCTGGAGCTGCTGGAATTATAGTGTCCAACCATGGAGCTCGGCAACTTGATTATGTGCCCGCAACCATCATGGCTCTGGAAGAG GTTGTAAAAGCTGCACAGGGAAAACTTCCGGTTTTCCTGGATGGTGGGGTTCGCCGCGGAACCGATGTCTTTAAGGCATTGGCTCTTGGAGCATCTGGCGTATTT ATTGGAAGGCCTGTTCTGTTCTCGTTGGCGGCCGAAGGCGAAGCTGGTGTGAAGAAAGTGCTTCAAATGCTCCGTGATGAGTTTGAGCTGACTATGGCATTGAGCGGATGCCGCTCGTTGAAGGAGATCACCCGCGACCATATCATGACTGAGCACGACCGTCCTCGGGTCGCACCTCGATTGTGA